The DNA window ACCGCATTTTACCGCGTCTTTTTCGGTCATCACGATGGGCAGGTCTGCAGCAAATTGAAAATCGTCCCGGGTGAACTTGTGATGATCCGCAAAGGGGTGTTCGACTAGCTCCAGGCCCATTTGCCGCAGGGTGCTGAAAAACCGCGCCGGATTCCCTATACCGGCAACGGCGTGTACCCGACGCACATCATCCCGCCAGACCGATGAGTCGCTGTCAGCGGCGCCGCCATTGAGGGGTTGCAGCGGCATAGGCTTCAGGTGCATCTTCTCCCCTACCGGACTGCCCTGGCCAGGGTTATTGACCACCACAAAATCCACCTCGCCTAACCGAGACGGGGGCTCACGCAGGGGGCCCACCGGCAAACAGTGGCCGTTGCCCAGATTCCGGGTGCCATCGATCACCACCACTTCGACCTTACGCGCCATCTTGTAATGCTGCAGGCCGTCGTCACTAAGGATCACATTGCACTGGCATTGGTCGCGCAAGTAGCTGACTGCCAAAGGGCGATCCGGCGCGATCACCACCGGCACGCCGCTGCGCCTCGCCAGTAGCAGCGGTTCATCGCCCGCCTCAACGGCCAGAGAAGTGTTGGTAACGAAGTAGGGATAGCTCGGCGCCCGGCTGCCATAACCGCGGCTGCAAATGCCCACCCGATACCCGCGGGCAGTCAGGGCCTCTGTCAGGGCCAGTACCAGCGGGGTCTTGCCGCTGCCGCCCACCGCCAGGTTGCCCACCACCACTACCGGCACCTCGGCAGAAACGGGCCTAACCGATCGCCGGCGCAGCGCACTCAATACGCGAAACACGCCCTCAAGGGGCAGCAATAACCACAGCCACCCGGGTGATCGGCGGTACCAGGCTTTTTCGATTGCACTGGTAAGCCCCACCGGCAATCACTCCTCAAAATTCTTGTTATACAGTTGGGCGTAGGCGCCGTTTTGCTGTAGCAGCTCATTGTGGCTGCCAAGCTCAACAATTTTGCCGCCAGACATCACCGCAATGCAGTCGGCATTTTCAATGGTGGTCAGCCGGTGGGCGATCACAATGGTGGTTCGACCACGCATGATCTCTTCCATCGCCTGCTGAATATGACTCTCCGCCCGGTTATCCAGGGCCGAGGTCGCCTCGTCCAGAATCAATATCGGCGCGTCCTTGAGAAAGGCCCTGGCAATCGCCAGCCGCTGGCGCTGGCCGCCGGACAGCATCACACCGTCCTCGCCAATCAGCGTATCGAGCCCCTGGGGCAACTCATTGATAAAATCGATGGCATGGGCGGCGGTGGCCGCCGCAATCACCGCCTCCCTGCTGGCGCCTGCCATGCCGCCGTAGGCGATATTGTTAAATACCGTGTCGTTGAACAGGGTCACCTGCTGGGTGACCAGAGCCATATGCTCGCGCAAATCAGCCAATTTGTAATCGCGAACATCTCGACCGTCGAGCAGTAATTCACCGCGCTCATGTTGGTAAAACCGGGAAATCAGGCTGACCAAGGTCGATTTGCCCGAACCCGATAGCCCAACCAGCGCCATCGATGTCCCCGCGGGAATCTTGAGATTAATGCCACTGAGTACATCCGGACCGTCAGCCGTGTAGGCAAAGCTCAGGTCTTTAAATTCAATCTCGCCCTTCACCGCATCGGTGACATAGCTGCCAGTATCCTTTTCGGTATCGGTATCAACAAACTCAAAAATGTTCTGGGCAGCCGCCAGGCCCTTTTGAATGGTTGCACTCACCTCAGCCAGTTGGCGAATCGGTTTCGGCAGGAACAAGGCCGCCGACAAATAGGCGACGAAGGCACCGGGAGTCATATCGCCACTGAGGCCAAGGGCAATCCAC is part of the Spongiibacter taiwanensis genome and encodes:
- the lpxK gene encoding tetraacyldisaccharide 4'-kinase, with protein sequence MGLTSAIEKAWYRRSPGWLWLLLPLEGVFRVLSALRRRSVRPVSAEVPVVVVGNLAVGGSGKTPLVLALTEALTARGYRVGICSRGYGSRAPSYPYFVTNTSLAVEAGDEPLLLARRSGVPVVIAPDRPLAVSYLRDQCQCNVILSDDGLQHYKMARKVEVVVIDGTRNLGNGHCLPVGPLREPPSRLGEVDFVVVNNPGQGSPVGEKMHLKPMPLQPLNGGAADSDSSVWRDDVRRVHAVAGIGNPARFFSTLRQMGLELVEHPFADHHKFTRDDFQFAADLPIVMTEKDAVKCGHLGLTNAWYVPVTAELPADFLDRVIAAIEH
- the msbA gene encoding lipid A export permease/ATP-binding protein MsbA; this translates as MKRDQSDLYIYGRLLKYVVPSWHLFLLSVLGFALYSATQVLLADLMQLVVDYIGGNMERGEGGIIAKLMWKAGGEDFDLANARGAIVVVMVVLGIFRGWGFLAGNYFLAMVSHRLVHTLRCELFDHMLYMPSSYYDRNSTGVLISRITFNVEQVTGAAVNAMKVVLREGSFALGLVLFLLYTNWKLTMVFFLALPLVGVIVYWVGKRFRKISRKIQNAMGDVNQVANESINAYREIRLYGGVDSERARFVEASSRNRRQNLKMAFYNAISPTVVQFPVVLATGCLVWIALGLSGDMTPGAFVAYLSAALFLPKPIRQLAEVSATIQKGLAAAQNIFEFVDTDTEKDTGSYVTDAVKGEIEFKDLSFAYTADGPDVLSGINLKIPAGTSMALVGLSGSGKSTLVSLISRFYQHERGELLLDGRDVRDYKLADLREHMALVTQQVTLFNDTVFNNIAYGGMAGASREAVIAAATAAHAIDFINELPQGLDTLIGEDGVMLSGGQRQRLAIARAFLKDAPILILDEATSALDNRAESHIQQAMEEIMRGRTTIVIAHRLTTIENADCIAVMSGGKIVELGSHNELLQQNGAYAQLYNKNFEE